GGTGGCGATGGATGCGCGGGCCCGTCGGCAGGCGCTGTCGGTGCGGGGGCAGATGTACATGATGCTGCTCGCCGCCACGGTCGTCGCGGCGGTTTTCCTGTTTCTCACGGGAAAATGGATCCTGCGGCCGATCACCCGGCTGACGAATTCCGCCAAAGAGATCCAGAAAGGAAACCTGGACCTCGTCGTTCCCAGCGAATCCAGCGACGAGATCGGCCAACTCACCAAGGCGTTCGACGAAATGGCGGCCAGCCTGCGGGAATTCCGGCGAACCGGCCAGGCCAGGCTCCTGCGCATCCAGCGTTCCACCCAGCAGGCGTTCGACAGCCTGCCCGATGCGATCGCCGTGATCAATCCGGAGGGAGAGGTGGAAGTGGCGACCGAGACGGCGAGGGAGGCGTTCGGTTTGAAATCGAGCGCCCGGGTCCGGGATTTGCCTTCCCCGTGGATGGCCGGACTCTGTGAAAAGGCTCTTGCGAGCGGTCGCATTGCGGAGCTCGGGGGAGCCCAAGCCGTCGTGCAGCAGTTTGTCCGGAACGAGGAGCGATTCTACCGTCCCAGGGCCGTGCCGATCCTGGATTCGGGGAGAGCACCTGCGGGGGTCGTCCTGATTCTTCAGGACGTCACGCAGCAACGCCGGCAGGACGAGATGAAGAGCGGGGTGATCTCGACGGTCTCCCACCAGCTGAAGACCCCGCTTACCTCCATCCGTATGGCGATCCATCTGCTGCTGGATGAAAAAACCGGGATGCTGACCCCGAAGCAGGAGGACCTTCTGATGGCTGCCCGGGAAGACGCCGATCGGCTTCACACGATTGTGAGGGAACTCCTGGACATCGGCCGGATCGAATCGGGAAAGGCCCGGATGGATCTTGCTCGCCTCTCACCGCAAAAGGTGGTCCTGGAGGGATCGGAGCCGTACCGAAGCGCGGCCCGGGATCAAGGGGTGACTCTTGCCGTGGACGTGCCCGAGGATTTGCCCGAGGTATGGGCCGACCCGACACGGATCTCCCATGTCTTCGCCAACCTGCTCTCGAACGCCCTGAAATATACTCCTCCAGGAGGCAGCATCTCCCTTTCCGCCCAGGCGGGGGAGGAGGTCGTCCGGTTCCAGGTTTCCGATACCGGGATCGGGATCCCCGACAGGTATCTCCCCCGCATTTTCGAGCAATT
This portion of the Candidatus Deferrimicrobiaceae bacterium genome encodes:
- a CDS encoding ATP-binding protein, with the protein product TLPGEGEKAERLKQLFGQYRSDIKVMGNPVFGREARRKTYFAELLPLFQRIKGTADDILRMNQENMVAMDARARRQALSVRGQMYMMLLAATVVAAVFLFLTGKWILRPITRLTNSAKEIQKGNLDLVVPSESSDEIGQLTKAFDEMAASLREFRRTGQARLLRIQRSTQQAFDSLPDAIAVINPEGEVEVATETAREAFGLKSSARVRDLPSPWMAGLCEKALASGRIAELGGAQAVVQQFVRNEERFYRPRAVPILDSGRAPAGVVLILQDVTQQRRQDEMKSGVISTVSHQLKTPLTSIRMAIHLLLDEKTGMLTPKQEDLLMAAREDADRLHTIVRELLDIGRIESGKARMDLARLSPQKVVLEGSEPYRSAARDQGVTLAVDVPEDLPEVWADPTRISHVFANLLSNALKYTPPGGSISLSAQAGEEVVRFQVSDTGIGIPDRYLPRIFEQFFRVPDQGPGTGAGLGLAIVKEIVEAHGGTVGVESREGAGSTFLFSLRRTDRTFMEARPS